In a genomic window of Pseudodesulfovibrio senegalensis:
- a CDS encoding LamG-like jellyroll fold domain-containing protein, whose product MQNRNSAMHHVGWEGPRSGVAIIYIIIGVVVFGLLGAGIVSFVSTSSVGTAEPDCAKRAQYVAESGIRYAMSEMRAATDSSDADQVLADMNATTYTLADGSTFYLTFTDNRPDFTVRSVGTACNGLSPTTATLEYDFNAPSSSGSDGPITSDDDSKDFVTVADDGNPGITTVEDAQGKVTVVFGNSNYGTYGCRWYEGDKASCEKGVCGLGTGLRTYFVLDFDANAQGDGITFTIKNADTNALMSCGGDSGMGELLGYAGKGFDGKGISPPKLGTEFDIYYNGNNSPCNAGSRNDASNRYDHVAFIYWGETDDSCWRGRYYDDNRHEEGDDISSEPRNSYDWNDSGIGNDGYFYRSYANWLKDGYNGSRVAVARIELHRSQTPNAAGYYLYNLRGWIRQANDTMETGYRDVTTDFDVAPDFVDVIALDATRHAQMNTIYWGWTSGTGAATQFVQMGEWQLAFRGDTASTPATWNNRVPSDYVMGWTIDEGAGYDIHDESSTGADGEVNPHSNGSERLTYAEWVAGLTASGGAGLRTIRSSNNRRPGHILIPYDSSMDLSPRGSVSLWFNPNQFRSGDNRYGLLRKGSASSDSSDPDYMLRLVRSGGSRYYLQGTVTLNVLGWDWPISVASSTVLQNNDDDRDHWHHAVLTWENYTLRLYLDGVLENTYVFSWGTGVPLNTATPVIIGATRARNGTNTNNYCLDGVVDQVFLFDRELTPDEISTIYQAGTM is encoded by the coding sequence ATGCAGAATCGAAATAGCGCAATGCACCATGTCGGCTGGGAAGGTCCGCGCAGCGGCGTGGCCATCATCTACATCATCATCGGCGTGGTGGTTTTCGGCCTGCTGGGGGCGGGCATCGTTTCCTTTGTGAGCACCTCTTCGGTGGGCACGGCCGAGCCGGATTGTGCAAAACGGGCGCAGTACGTTGCCGAGTCCGGCATCCGTTACGCCATGAGCGAAATGCGCGCCGCCACGGATTCCAGCGATGCGGACCAGGTCCTCGCGGACATGAACGCCACCACCTATACGCTGGCTGACGGGAGTACCTTCTATCTGACGTTCACGGACAACCGGCCCGATTTCACTGTCCGTTCCGTTGGCACGGCCTGTAACGGTCTTTCTCCCACGACGGCCACGCTGGAATACGATTTCAATGCGCCCAGTTCGTCCGGTTCGGACGGTCCCATTACCTCGGACGACGACAGCAAGGATTTCGTGACCGTGGCCGACGATGGCAACCCCGGCATTACCACCGTCGAAGATGCCCAGGGCAAGGTGACCGTGGTTTTCGGCAACAGCAATTACGGTACCTACGGCTGCCGGTGGTATGAAGGGGACAAGGCGTCCTGTGAAAAAGGTGTTTGCGGACTCGGGACCGGCCTGCGTACCTATTTTGTCCTGGATTTCGATGCCAACGCCCAAGGTGACGGCATCACATTCACCATCAAGAACGCCGATACCAATGCATTGATGAGTTGCGGCGGCGATTCCGGTATGGGCGAGCTTCTCGGGTATGCGGGCAAGGGGTTCGACGGCAAGGGTATCAGCCCGCCCAAATTGGGCACGGAGTTCGACATTTACTACAATGGAAACAACTCGCCCTGCAATGCGGGCAGCCGCAATGACGCCAGCAACCGCTATGACCATGTTGCCTTCATTTATTGGGGCGAAACCGATGATTCGTGCTGGCGCGGCAGGTATTATGACGACAACCGCCATGAAGAGGGCGATGACATTTCATCCGAGCCGCGCAACTCCTATGACTGGAACGACTCCGGCATAGGCAACGACGGGTATTTCTATCGCTCCTATGCCAACTGGCTCAAGGACGGGTACAACGGCAGCCGGGTGGCCGTGGCGCGCATCGAGCTGCACCGGTCCCAAACGCCCAATGCCGCAGGATACTACCTGTACAACCTTCGTGGCTGGATCCGTCAGGCCAACGACACCATGGAAACCGGCTACAGGGACGTGACCACGGACTTTGACGTGGCCCCGGATTTTGTGGACGTCATCGCGCTCGACGCCACCCGCCATGCCCAGATGAACACCATCTACTGGGGCTGGACCTCGGGCACGGGCGCGGCCACCCAGTTCGTGCAGATGGGAGAGTGGCAGCTGGCTTTTCGGGGAGACACCGCCTCCACCCCGGCCACATGGAACAACCGGGTTCCCTCGGATTACGTCATGGGCTGGACCATTGACGAGGGCGCTGGCTACGACATTCATGACGAATCCTCCACCGGTGCGGACGGCGAGGTCAATCCGCACAGCAACGGTTCCGAAAGGCTGACGTATGCGGAATGGGTGGCCGGGTTGACCGCCTCGGGCGGGGCCGGTTTGCGTACCATCCGTTCCAGCAACAACCGTCGGCCCGGACATATTCTGATTCCCTATGACAGTTCCATGGATCTTTCGCCGCGCGGTTCGGTCTCCCTGTGGTTCAATCCCAACCAGTTCCGCTCCGGCGACAACCGCTACGGCCTGCTGCGCAAGGGCAGCGCCAGCTCCGATTCCAGCGATCCGGATTACATGTTGCGTTTGGTGCGTTCCGGGGGCAGCCGGTACTATCTGCAGGGAACCGTGACCCTGAATGTGCTCGGATGGGATTGGCCCATTTCCGTGGCAAGTTCCACGGTTTTGCAGAACAACGACGATGACCGTGACCATTGGCATCATGCCGTGCTGACCTGGGAAAATTACACCCTGCGGCTCTATCTGGACGGCGTGCTGGAGAATACCTATGTATTTTCCTGGGGCACGGGCGTTCCCCTGAATACGGCCACTCCCGTGATCATCGGGGCCACGCGGGCCAGAAACGGCACGAATACCAACAACTATTGTCTGGACGGGGTCGTGGATCAGGTTTTCCTGTTCGACCGCGAATTGACGCCCGATGAGATCAGCACGATCTATCAGGCCGGGACCATGTGA